The genomic stretch GTCACGAACACGCGGCCGGACCCTTCCCAGGCATCGCCGGCAACAAGCCGCGCCTCCATCTGGCGCACGCGCTCGCGGCGCAGCGCCTCCACGGCCACCGGCGGCAGCGTCAGCGTGCGGTTGCTTGTCTCGCTCTTCGGCCGTGTCAGGCGGTACTCGCCCTCCACCCGCTGCAACTGCTTGTCGATCGTGATCGTGCCGGCGTCCAGCTTCACGTCTTCCCAACTGAGTCCCAGCAGCTCGGCCTGGCGCGCACCCGTACCAAGCGCCACCGTCACCAGCGGTTCGAGGTAGTGGCCGGTGAACGCATCGAGGATGCCGCGGGCGTCCGCTGGGCTCAGCGCCTTGACCTTGCGGCGGGTCAGGGTCGGCGTCTCGGCGCGCTTTGCGGCGTTGTCGGTCACGAGTCCGTCACCGCGCGCCTTCTCCAGCGCCACGGAGAGTGTCGCGCGCGCGTGGATCACGGTAGCTGCGCTCAACCCGCGTTCGCTGAGGCCATTGAGCATCGCCTGCACGCGCGGCCGGGTCACATCGCGCAGCTTCAGCTTGCCCAGTGCCGGCGCGATGTAGTGCTTCACAGCCATGCGGTAGTGCTGCAGGGTCTTCGGGGCGAGCCCCGGCGGGGGTGCGGTTACGAAGTAGTCTTCGAGGAAGTCGCCGAGCATGAGCCGCGCGGGCGCGGGCACGTGGCCTTGCTCGACCGTACGCTGCGCCTCATGCAGCTTTCCAACTACCTCCTTGCGCGTCTTGCCGTAGAAAGAGCGGCGCGTGCCGTCCGGCAGCCGCAGCCGGGCTTCGAACAGGCCGTTTGGCCGCTCACGGACGCTGCCTTCACCGTCGTTACGCTTCGCCATCATTCGCCGTCCTCGTCCTCATGATCGGCGGCCGCCTCCAAGAAGCGGCGTAGCTCCGCTTCGCTGATGCGCCAGCCCAACTTGCGGCCGCCGAGCCGTATGCCCCGCAGTTGGCCGCTGCGTAGCCAGCGCCGCACCGTCGCCGGACTTGCTTTTACCCGTTCTGCTACGTCTTCCACGCTCAAGAGGGTTGTGTCTACCATTACCACTTCTCCTGTGCCTGTATGGTACATGAATAGACGTGACGGCTCAAGATTTACGGTTAAGTTACGTCAATGCGCTTGACATCATGGTATATGAACGGCTATGATGGTCTTGTAAGAGAGAGGCCGGTCGGGCGCTGCAAACACCCGGCCGGCAACGAGAGGAAGGGTGACATGACCACCGCATCCCCCCGGCGCCAGTCTAGCGCCTCGAAGGTGGCCCGGCTCCACCAGCACCCGGACAGCGGCGAAGTCCATGCGCTCAGCTCAAACGGTGTGTCCCGCTACGTGGTGACGCTGGGCGACTCCCCGGCCTGCACCTGCCCCGGCTTCACGCATTACAGCCGGTGTTACCACCTTGCTACGGC from Dehalococcoidia bacterium encodes the following:
- a CDS encoding site-specific integrase, whose amino-acid sequence is MAKRNDGEGSVRERPNGLFEARLRLPDGTRRSFYGKTRKEVVGKLHEAQRTVEQGHVPAPARLMLGDFLEDYFVTAPPPGLAPKTLQHYRMAVKHYIAPALGKLKLRDVTRPRVQAMLNGLSERGLSAATVIHARATLSVALEKARGDGLVTDNAAKRAETPTLTRRKVKALSPADARGILDAFTGHYLEPLVTVALGTGARQAELLGLSWEDVKLDAGTITIDKQLQRVEGEYRLTRPKSETSNRTLTLPPVAVEALRRERVRQMEARLVAGDAWEGSGRVFVT
- a CDS encoding helix-turn-helix domain-containing protein, coding for MVDTTLLSVEDVAERVKASPATVRRWLRSGQLRGIRLGGRKLGWRISEAELRRFLEAAADHEDEDGE
- a CDS encoding SWIM zinc finger family protein; translation: MTTASPRRQSSASKVARLHQHPDSGEVHALSSNGVSRYVVTLGDSPACTCPGFTHYSRCYHLATALSRFPAFYTRPAAVIVPASGASVPEPPTPAAPAVHLFHIGGRARRAA